The nucleotide window ATACTGTTCATCATGGCAGTCTGGGCCGAGTTGACGCCATAGGCAATGACCACGGCTGGTAGGAGTCGAGGTTAGTTACTGAAGAGAGCAGCccgggggaggtggcgtcGAGTTATAGTCGGGTTAGGTAGTGACATACCGGCAGCGAAGAAGGGAGCCATGGGACGCACTGTGGTCATTCAATCGTCAGTCAGCGcacatgatgatggggggatTCAATTGGGACAGCAACATACAAACGGGCGTCGGGAACTTCTTGAAGGGGGCAACTCCGAGCCAAGACATGGTGACGGTTATCTTCTGGGTTAGAAGATGGACTGGGTTC belongs to Podospora bellae-mahoneyi strain CBS 112042 chromosome 6, whole genome shotgun sequence and includes:
- the ATP18 gene encoding atp18 subunit J of the mitochondrial F1F0 ATP synthase (EggNog:ENOG503P8G9; COG:S), yielding MSWLGVAPFKKFPTPVLRPMAPFFAAAVVIAYGVNSAQTAMMNSDEFKNDPRNPNAKASH